One segment of Neisseria mucosa DNA contains the following:
- a CDS encoding UDP-N-acetylmuramoyl-L-alanyl-D-glutamate--2,6-diaminopimelate ligase, giving the protein MFSKLTPLAETNFPPLLCENAAGRLLHSDSRQIKQGDIFVACQGEYTDGRSYIPAAIANGATFVFWDDDGKFAWNPEWKVPNQGIKDLKHRAGMLAAQVYGNVSDGLKVWGVTGTNGKTSITQWLAQAADLLGEKTTIIGTVGNGFWGALEETTHTTPAPVDVQTLLYRFRQQGATAAAMEVSSHGLDQSRVNGVPFCSAIFTNLTRDHLDYHGTMEAYGAIKSRLFYWHGLQHAIINVDDGYGAELAGRLKKDCLDLAVYSYGFSEHADIRITNFTASSDGMEAVFQTPWGEGKCRTRLLGRFNAQNLAACIALLCANGYPLDKVLAVLAKIRPASGRMDCIMNSGKPLVVVDYAHTPDALEKALSTLQEIKPQGAALWCVFGCGGNRDRGKRPLMGAAAVQGADKVVVTSDNPRLENPQDIINDILPAVPNPERVEVDRAVAIRYAVEQAAANDIILIAGKGHENYQDVQGVKHHFSDFETAEKALAERG; this is encoded by the coding sequence ATGTTCAGCAAGTTAACCCCCTTGGCTGAAACCAACTTTCCGCCTCTGCTGTGTGAAAACGCAGCAGGGCGTTTGTTGCATTCAGACAGCCGACAAATTAAGCAGGGTGACATTTTCGTTGCCTGTCAGGGCGAATATACAGACGGCCGCAGCTATATTCCTGCTGCCATTGCCAACGGCGCAACCTTTGTTTTTTGGGATGATGACGGAAAATTTGCGTGGAATCCCGAATGGAAAGTCCCCAATCAAGGCATCAAAGATTTGAAACACCGTGCCGGCATGTTGGCAGCACAAGTTTACGGCAACGTTTCAGACGGCCTCAAAGTCTGGGGCGTAACCGGTACCAACGGCAAAACCTCCATCACACAATGGCTGGCGCAAGCCGCCGATCTTCTGGGCGAAAAAACCACCATTATCGGTACGGTCGGCAACGGCTTTTGGGGTGCATTGGAAGAAACCACGCACACCACCCCCGCCCCTGTCGATGTCCAAACCCTGCTCTACCGCTTCCGTCAACAAGGCGCAACAGCCGCCGCGATGGAAGTCTCCAGCCACGGCCTTGACCAATCGCGTGTCAACGGCGTGCCATTCTGTAGCGCAATCTTCACCAACCTCACCCGTGACCACCTCGACTACCACGGCACGATGGAAGCCTACGGCGCCATCAAGTCGCGTCTGTTTTACTGGCATGGCCTGCAACACGCCATCATCAATGTCGATGACGGATACGGTGCAGAACTCGCAGGCCGTCTGAAAAAAGACTGTCTCGATTTAGCCGTTTACAGCTATGGTTTCAGCGAACACGCCGACATCCGCATTACCAATTTCACCGCCTCTTCAGACGGCATGGAAGCCGTATTCCAAACCCCATGGGGCGAAGGAAAATGCCGCACCCGTCTGCTCGGACGGTTCAACGCGCAAAATCTCGCCGCCTGCATCGCCTTGTTGTGTGCCAACGGTTATCCGCTGGATAAAGTATTGGCTGTACTGGCAAAAATCCGTCCCGCCTCAGGCCGCATGGACTGCATTATGAACAGCGGCAAGCCCTTGGTCGTTGTCGATTATGCCCACACACCCGATGCACTGGAAAAAGCACTCTCCACTTTGCAGGAAATCAAACCGCAGGGCGCGGCCTTATGGTGCGTATTCGGCTGCGGCGGCAACCGAGACCGCGGCAAACGCCCATTGATGGGTGCGGCAGCAGTTCAGGGTGCCGATAAAGTAGTGGTTACCAGCGATAACCCACGTTTGGAAAATCCGCAAGACATCATCAACGATATTTTGCCTGCCGTCCCTAATCCTGAACGCGTCGAAGTTGATCGTGCCGTTGCCATCCGTTATGCGGTTGAGCAGGCTGCCGCGAACGACATCATTCTGATTGCCGGTAAAGGACATGAAAACTATCAGGATGTACAAGGCGTGAAACACCATTTCTCCGATTTTGAAACCGCAGAAAAAGCATTGGCAGAGCGCGGATAG
- a CDS encoding M23 family metallopeptidase translates to MLKMPTKTLLISAAVVLFAGCATKQLPRPSAEIEQLRAQQPPAEQSLPNPVKGKRFDDTWGAARSQGRRHEGVDIFAKKNTPIRSTTPGIVTKIGRNRLGGKVIGIQGPGAWHYYAHLNKFARIRLYERVKEGQVIGYVGKTGNARTTPAHLHYGVYLPSGAVNPYPLINQNR, encoded by the coding sequence ATGCTGAAAATGCCGACAAAAACCTTATTAATCAGTGCAGCCGTAGTTTTATTCGCAGGCTGTGCCACCAAACAACTTCCGCGCCCCAGTGCCGAAATCGAACAATTGAGGGCGCAACAGCCTCCAGCCGAGCAAAGCCTGCCGAATCCCGTTAAAGGCAAGCGTTTTGACGACACTTGGGGTGCGGCGCGCAGCCAGGGGCGCAGACATGAAGGTGTGGATATTTTTGCTAAGAAAAACACGCCGATACGCAGTACCACGCCCGGCATCGTCACCAAAATCGGGCGCAACCGATTGGGTGGCAAAGTCATCGGTATTCAAGGGCCGGGTGCTTGGCATTACTATGCCCACCTGAATAAATTTGCCCGTATCCGCCTGTATGAGCGAGTAAAAGAAGGGCAGGTCATCGGCTATGTCGGTAAAACCGGCAATGCCAGAACCACACCGGCCCACCTGCATTACGGCGTGTATCTGCCCAGCGGCGCGGTGAATCCGTATCCGCTGATTAATCAGAACAGATAG
- a CDS encoding UDP-N-acetylmuramoyl-tripeptide--D-alanyl-D-alanine ligase, translating to MKPLDLNFICQTLGLPMPSENQPVSRIVTDSRDIQEGDVFFALAGERFDAHDFVEDVLAAGATAVVVSREDCAALKGALKVDDTLAALQKLAKAWRENVNPFVFGITGSSGKTTVKEMLAGVLRHRFGDEAVLATAGNFNNHIGLPLTLLKLNEKHRYAVIEMGMNHFGELSLLTRIAGPNVALVNNALRAHVGCGFDGVGDIAKAKSEIYEGLLSDGVALIPCEDANIATFEAATVQLNIQTFGIASGDVHAENIELKPLSCTFDLVRGNERVAVVLPVPGRHNVHNAVAAAALALAAGLSLAEVSDGLKNFSNIKGRLNIKQGIKGATLIDDTYNANPDSMKAAIDVLAAMPAPRIFVMGDMGELGEDEAAAMHAEVGAYARDKGIEAAYFVGDNSVEAAETFGAEGLWFADKDPLIQVLSHDLPERATVLVKGSRFMKMEEVVEALAATTA from the coding sequence ATGAAACCACTAGACCTAAATTTCATCTGCCAAACCCTTGGCCTTCCGATGCCGTCTGAAAATCAACCCGTTTCGCGTATTGTTACAGACAGCCGTGATATTCAGGAAGGCGATGTATTTTTCGCGCTTGCCGGTGAGCGCTTTGACGCGCATGACTTTGTTGAAGATGTATTGGCAGCGGGGGCAACGGCAGTTGTGGTTTCGCGCGAAGATTGTGCGGCTTTGAAAGGCGCGCTGAAGGTTGACGATACGCTTGCGGCTTTGCAAAAACTGGCGAAGGCGTGGCGTGAAAATGTGAATCCGTTTGTCTTTGGTATTACCGGTTCTTCCGGAAAAACGACGGTTAAAGAGATGTTGGCCGGCGTATTGCGTCATCGATTCGGTGATGAAGCTGTGTTGGCGACTGCCGGCAATTTCAACAATCATATCGGCCTGCCGCTGACTTTGTTGAAACTGAACGAAAAACATCGTTATGCCGTCATTGAAATGGGCATGAACCATTTTGGCGAATTGTCTTTGCTGACCCGAATTGCCGGTCCGAATGTTGCTCTGGTCAATAATGCTTTGCGCGCGCATGTCGGTTGCGGTTTTGATGGCGTCGGCGATATTGCCAAAGCCAAAAGTGAAATCTACGAAGGTTTGCTTTCAGACGGCGTTGCGCTGATTCCGTGTGAAGATGCCAATATCGCTACATTTGAAGCGGCTACTGTGCAATTAAACATTCAGACTTTCGGCATTGCCAGTGGCGATGTCCATGCAGAAAATATTGAGTTGAAACCGTTGTCTTGTACGTTTGATTTGGTGCGTGGCAATGAACGTGTTGCCGTGGTCTTGCCGGTCCCCGGCCGCCACAATGTACATAATGCCGTAGCGGCTGCTGCTCTGGCTTTGGCGGCAGGTTTGAGCCTTGCCGAAGTTTCAGACGGCCTGAAAAATTTCAGCAATATCAAAGGCCGTCTGAATATCAAGCAAGGCATTAAAGGCGCGACTTTAATTGACGATACTTATAATGCCAACCCTGACAGTATGAAAGCCGCCATTGATGTGCTCGCCGCTATGCCTGCGCCGCGTATTTTTGTGATGGGCGATATGGGCGAACTGGGCGAGGACGAAGCCGCCGCCATGCACGCCGAAGTTGGCGCGTATGCGCGGGATAAAGGCATCGAGGCCGCATATTTTGTCGGCGACAACAGCGTTGAAGCGGCAGAGACGTTTGGTGCAGAAGGTTTGTGGTTTGCTGATAAAGATCCGCTGATTCAAGTGTTGAGCCACGATTTGCCTGAACGCGCTACTGTATTGGTCAAAGGCTCGCGCTTTATGAAGATGGAAGAAGTGGTCGAGGCGTTGGCAGCAACAACCGCGTAA
- the mraY gene encoding phospho-N-acetylmuramoyl-pentapeptide-transferase translates to MFLWLAHFSNWLTGLNIFQYTTFRAVMAALTALVFSLLLGPWTIRKLTALKVGQAVRTDGPQTHLIKNGTPTMGGSLILTAITVSTILWGNWANPYIWILLGVLLATGALGFYDDWRKVVYKDPNGVSAKFKMVWQSSVAIIAGLALFYLATNSANNILIVPFFKQVALPLGVVGFLVLSYLTIVGTSNAVNLTDGLDGLAAFPVVLVAAGLAIFAYASGHSQFAQYLQLPYVAGANEVVIFCTAMCGACLGFLWFNAYPAQVFMGDVGALALGAALGTVAVIIRQEFVLVIMGGLFVVEAISVMLQVGWYKRTKKRIFLMAPIHHHYEQKGWKETQVVVRFWIITIVLVLIGLSTLKIR, encoded by the coding sequence ATGTTTTTATGGCTCGCACATTTCAGTAACTGGTTAACCGGTCTGAATATTTTTCAATACACCACATTTCGTGCCGTGATGGCTGCGCTGACTGCGCTGGTATTTTCATTATTGTTGGGTCCGTGGACCATCCGCAAGCTGACTGCACTTAAAGTAGGCCAAGCCGTCCGTACCGACGGCCCTCAAACCCACCTGATCAAAAACGGTACGCCAACCATGGGCGGCTCGCTGATTTTGACCGCCATTACCGTGTCCACAATCTTATGGGGCAACTGGGCAAATCCTTATATCTGGATTCTCTTAGGCGTCTTGCTTGCTACCGGTGCACTCGGTTTTTACGACGACTGGCGCAAAGTGGTTTATAAAGACCCTAACGGCGTGTCTGCCAAATTCAAAATGGTGTGGCAGTCGAGCGTTGCCATTATTGCCGGTTTGGCATTGTTCTACCTTGCGACAAATTCCGCCAACAATATCCTGATTGTTCCCTTCTTCAAACAAGTTGCCTTGCCGCTTGGTGTAGTCGGCTTCTTGGTATTGTCCTACCTGACCATCGTCGGCACATCCAATGCCGTTAACCTGACCGACGGTTTGGACGGCTTGGCCGCATTTCCCGTCGTCCTCGTTGCCGCCGGCCTTGCCATTTTTGCTTATGCCAGCGGCCACTCACAATTTGCACAATACCTGCAACTGCCTTACGTTGCCGGCGCGAACGAAGTCGTGATTTTCTGTACCGCCATGTGTGGCGCATGTCTCGGCTTTTTGTGGTTTAACGCTTATCCGGCACAAGTCTTTATGGGCGACGTCGGCGCGCTCGCGCTTGGTGCGGCGCTTGGTACCGTTGCCGTTATCATCCGTCAAGAATTTGTCCTCGTCATCATGGGCGGTCTGTTTGTTGTCGAAGCCATTTCCGTTATGTTGCAAGTCGGTTGGTACAAACGCACCAAAAAACGCATCTTCCTGATGGCGCCGATTCATCACCACTACGAACAAAAAGGCTGGAAAGAAACCCAAGTCGTCGTCCGCTTTTGGATTATTACCATCGTCTTGGTGCTGATTGGTTTGAGTACCCTCAAAATCCGCTAA
- a CDS encoding group II truncated hemoglobin gives MYQSFGGATGIRTLTDRFYDLMELEPQYQALRQMHGEDMTLIREKLYEFFSGWLGGPQLFVEKYGHPQLRARHMPFAVNVQVRNEWMACFAQAMSELDIDKTLAESVLIQVFAMADWCRNQNEDGIEPPMPPMAVDPWVRAPELQQILSSYGVNSFFKEFTS, from the coding sequence ATGTACCAATCTTTCGGCGGCGCAACCGGCATCCGCACCCTGACCGACCGTTTCTACGACTTGATGGAACTCGAGCCGCAATACCAAGCCTTACGCCAAATGCACGGCGAAGACATGACCCTGATACGGGAAAAGCTCTACGAATTTTTTAGCGGCTGGCTTGGCGGACCGCAACTCTTTGTTGAAAAATACGGCCATCCCCAACTGCGTGCCCGCCATATGCCTTTTGCCGTCAACGTACAAGTCCGCAACGAATGGATGGCTTGTTTTGCCCAAGCCATGAGCGAACTGGACATCGACAAAACACTTGCCGAGTCGGTTTTAATCCAAGTTTTTGCGATGGCAGATTGGTGTCGTAACCAAAACGAAGACGGTATCGAACCGCCCATGCCGCCGATGGCGGTCGATCCTTGGGTACGCGCACCGGAATTGCAGCAGATTTTGAGTAGCTATGGTGTGAATAGCTTTTTTAAGGAATTCACTAGTTAA
- a CDS encoding SEL1-like repeat protein — protein MNKFFKRIMLGMIALSFSQLVWADNVPNFQETLRAAEQGVVAAQYNLGQMYRNGQGVRKDYAEAVKWYRKAAEQGYAQAQYNLGVMYDNGRGVRQDYIQAVQWYRKAAEQGLADAQYNLGMMYANGQGVRQDYAEAVRWFRKTAEQGLAKAQYNLGLSYAQGQGVSQDYVQAVRWYRKAAEQGHADAQNNLGVMYDNGKGVRQDYTNAVQWYRKAAEQGHAGAQINLGMMYEKGQGVHQNYAKAVEWYHKAAEQGHAQAQNNLGVMYDNGQGVRQDYAQAVQWYLKAAEQGYADAQYNLGLMYEKGQGVRQSKIVAKEWFKKACANGDKQSCDVYRQLD, from the coding sequence ATGAATAAGTTCTTTAAAAGAATAATGTTGGGCATGATTGCCTTGAGTTTCAGCCAACTAGTGTGGGCGGATAATGTCCCTAATTTTCAGGAAACCTTGCGGGCGGCAGAACAAGGAGTTGTTGCTGCCCAATACAATCTTGGTCAGATGTATCGTAACGGACAAGGTGTCCGTAAAGACTATGCTGAAGCGGTCAAATGGTATCGCAAGGCAGCAGAACAAGGGTATGCTCAAGCTCAATATAATTTGGGTGTGATGTACGACAATGGGCGAGGAGTTCGTCAGGACTATATACAGGCAGTGCAGTGGTATCGCAAGGCGGCAGAACAAGGATTGGCCGATGCCCAATATAATTTGGGTATGATGTATGCCAATGGGCAAGGAGTTCGTCAAGACTATGCAGAGGCAGTGCGATGGTTTCGCAAAACGGCAGAGCAAGGGCTTGCAAAAGCCCAATATAATCTAGGCCTATCCTATGCACAAGGACAAGGTGTGAGCCAAGACTATGTTCAGGCGGTGAGATGGTATCGCAAGGCTGCGGAACAGGGACATGCAGATGCGCAAAATAATTTGGGTGTGATGTATGATAATGGAAAAGGAGTTCGTCAAGACTATACAAATGCGGTGCAGTGGTATCGCAAGGCTGCGGAACAGGGACATGCAGGTGCTCAAATTAATTTGGGTATGATGTATGAAAAAGGGCAAGGCGTGCACCAAAACTATGCAAAGGCAGTGGAGTGGTATCACAAGGCGGCTGAACAAGGACATGCCCAAGCTCAAAATAATTTGGGTGTGATGTACGACAATGGGCAAGGAGTTCGTCAGGACTATGCACAGGCGGTGCAATGGTATCTCAAGGCAGCAGAGCAGGGGTATGCAGATGCTCAATATAATTTGGGTTTGATGTATGAAAAAGGGCAAGGTGTACGTCAAAGTAAAATAGTTGCTAAAGAATGGTTTAAGAAGGCTTGTGCTAATGGAGACAAGCAAAGTTGTGATGTTTATCGCCAATTGGATTAG
- a CDS encoding SEL1-like repeat protein: MNKLLKKMMVALLVFGIGQTVYAEEVPDVQKILWVAEQGYVPAQYILGVMYADGQGVRQDYAEAVKWYRKAAKQGDTRAQSNLGLMYVNGKGVRQDYAEAVRWFRKAAEQGDAAAQSNLGVMYVNGQGVHQDYAEAAKWFHKAAEQGSAEAQLNLGVMYANGQGMIQDYVEAAKWYRKAAEQGDAQAQYNLGVMYTDGQGVRQDYVEAVKWYRKATKQGDVKAQYNLGVMYANGQGVRQNYVQAVKWIEKAAMQGHVKAQYNVGAMYANGQGVRQNLRVAKAWLGMACNNGNRLGCDGYRRLESGY; this comes from the coding sequence ATGAATAAATTATTAAAAAAAATGATGGTAGCCTTGCTGGTTTTCGGTATAGGACAAACAGTGTATGCGGAAGAGGTTCCTGACGTTCAGAAAATTTTGTGGGTGGCGGAACAAGGTTATGTTCCTGCTCAATATATTTTGGGTGTAATGTATGCTGATGGACAAGGCGTGCGCCAAGACTATGCTGAAGCGGTCAAGTGGTATCGTAAAGCAGCGAAACAGGGAGATACCCGAGCACAATCTAATTTGGGGTTGATGTATGTCAACGGAAAAGGTGTGCGCCAGGATTATGCAGAGGCAGTGCGGTGGTTTCGCAAGGCAGCAGAACAAGGGGATGCAGCTGCCCAATCCAATTTGGGTGTAATGTATGTCAACGGACAAGGCGTACATCAAGACTATGCTGAAGCGGCGAAATGGTTCCATAAAGCAGCGGAACAAGGAAGTGCTGAAGCCCAACTTAATTTAGGTGTGATGTATGCTAATGGGCAAGGTATGATCCAAGACTATGTCGAAGCGGCAAAATGGTATAGAAAAGCGGCAGAACAGGGTGATGCTCAAGCCCAATATAATTTAGGTGTGATGTATACCGACGGACAAGGTGTACGCCAAGACTATGTCGAAGCGGTTAAATGGTATCGTAAAGCTACAAAGCAGGGTGATGTCAAAGCCCAATATAATTTAGGTGTGATGTATGCCAATGGACAAGGAGTCCGTCAAAACTATGTGCAGGCAGTGAAGTGGATTGAAAAGGCAGCAATGCAAGGTCATGTCAAAGCCCAATACAATGTGGGTGCAATGTATGCTAATGGACAAGGTGTCCGCCAAAATCTAAGAGTTGCCAAAGCGTGGCTCGGTATGGCATGTAATAACGGTAATCGGCTAGGATGTGACGGTTACCGTCGTTTAGAATCGGGTTATTGA
- the murD gene encoding UDP-N-acetylmuramoyl-L-alanine--D-glutamate ligase, translating to MTFQNKKILVAGLGGTGISMIAYLRKNGAEVAAYDAELKPERVSQIGKIFDGLVFYTGRLKDALSNGFDILALSPGISERQPDIEAFKQNGGRVLGDIELLADVVNRRGDKVIAITGSNGKTTVTSLVGYLCIKCGLDTVIAGNIGTPVLEAELQREGKKADVWVLELSSFQLENTESLRPTAATVLNISEDHLDRYDDLLDYAHTKDKIFRGDGVQVLNADDAFCRAMKRAGREVKWFSLEHEADFWLERETGRLKQGNEDLISTQDIPLQGLHNAANVMAAVALCEAIGLPREALLEHVKTFQGLPHRVEKIGEKNGVVFIDDSKGTNVGATAAAIAGLQNPLFVILGGMGKGQDFTPLRDALAGKAKGVFLIGVDAPQIRRDLDGCGLNMTDCATLEEAVQTAYAQAEAGDIVLLSPACASFDMFKGYAHRSEVFIEAFKAL from the coding sequence ATGACTTTTCAAAATAAAAAAATCCTCGTCGCCGGGCTTGGCGGCACGGGTATTTCCATGATTGCCTATCTGCGCAAAAACGGCGCGGAGGTGGCTGCTTATGATGCGGAGTTAAAACCGGAGCGCGTGTCGCAAATTGGTAAGATATTTGACGGGCTGGTGTTTTATACGGGCCGTCTAAAAGATGCGCTCTCCAACGGTTTCGATATTTTGGCGCTCAGCCCCGGCATCAGCGAGCGGCAGCCGGATATCGAGGCGTTCAAGCAAAACGGCGGGCGTGTGTTGGGCGATATCGAATTGTTGGCAGATGTTGTGAACCGCCGCGGCGACAAGGTGATTGCGATTACCGGCAGCAACGGCAAAACGACGGTAACGAGCCTGGTCGGCTATCTCTGCATCAAGTGTGGTCTGGATACCGTTATCGCGGGCAATATCGGTACGCCGGTTTTGGAGGCGGAATTGCAGCGTGAAGGCAAGAAGGCTGACGTGTGGGTGTTGGAGCTTTCCAGCTTCCAACTGGAAAACACTGAAAGCCTGCGCCCGACTGCGGCGACGGTGCTGAACATCTCCGAAGACCATCTCGACCGCTACGACGACTTGCTCGACTATGCGCATACCAAGGACAAGATTTTCCGTGGCGATGGCGTACAGGTTTTGAATGCGGATGATGCGTTCTGCCGTGCGATGAAGCGTGCCGGGCGCGAGGTGAAATGGTTTTCGTTGGAACACGAAGCCGATTTTTGGTTGGAACGCGAGACAGGCCGCCTGAAACAAGGCAATGAAGATTTGATTTCTACGCAAGATATCCCGCTGCAAGGCTTGCACAACGCCGCCAACGTTATGGCTGCCGTGGCTTTGTGCGAGGCTATCGGTTTGCCGCGCGAAGCATTGCTCGAACACGTTAAAACCTTCCAAGGCTTGCCGCACCGCGTGGAAAAAATCGGCGAGAAAAACGGCGTGGTATTCATCGACGACAGCAAAGGCACAAACGTCGGCGCAACCGCCGCCGCGATTGCCGGTTTGCAAAATCCGCTCTTCGTGATTTTGGGCGGCATGGGCAAAGGGCAGGACTTCACGCCATTGCGCGATGCGCTTGCCGGCAAGGCAAAAGGCGTGTTCTTGATCGGCGTCGATGCGCCGCAAATCCGCCGCGATTTGGACGGCTGCGGTCTGAATATGACCGACTGCGCCACTTTGGAAGAAGCGGTTCAGACGGCATACGCCCAAGCCGAAGCGGGCGATATCGTGCTGCTCAGCCCCGCCTGCGCGAGCTTTGATATGTTCAAAGGCTATGCGCACCGTTCGGAAGTCTTTATCGAGGCGTTTAAGGCTTTGTAA
- a CDS encoding amidase, protein MNFQDYIRYDAVGLAELIRKKEVSADEVLQAALNRLDEVNPKLNLLAHDLRERAAAWQGSSENADTPLAGVPFLLKDLLADWEGAPTWSGSRMMQYYIAKQNSDLTQAYLDAGLRVFGKTTTPEWGAYPVTETEIYGITRNPWHLDYTAGGSSGGAAVAVASGVVPAAHGSDGGGSIRLPAHNCGVFGLKPTRGRSSYAPNASEAWQGLVCDHVLTRSVRDSAVLLDIAAQTQARALYACPPPPENGFADSLKLETGRLKIAFWKQTWFGGGNDEGTEAAFAHSLKLMQDAGHELEEATPDFAPPEQLNRAARIIVMGETAKLFYQYQYETGQKLPHRLLEPTTWAMIVQGRQISAGEMAWARDVMLAQERAATAFFTRYDVLMTPVCPRTTPKIGEMMPPPAAQKAMRLLFGTLRLGFLLKNNPFLEKEAAAALQYVGYTSPLNMSGNPAMSVPLYRHNGLPVGTQFAAALGREDTLLSLAAQLEQIQPWAEIPQVV, encoded by the coding sequence ATGAATTTTCAAGACTACATCCGTTACGATGCCGTCGGTTTGGCAGAGCTGATCCGTAAAAAAGAAGTCTCCGCCGATGAAGTGTTGCAGGCTGCTTTAAACCGCTTGGACGAAGTCAATCCCAAGCTCAATCTGTTGGCGCACGATTTGCGCGAACGCGCGGCGGCGTGGCAGGGGTCTTCTGAAAATGCCGATACGCCGCTGGCGGGCGTACCGTTTTTGCTCAAAGACTTGCTGGCGGATTGGGAAGGCGCGCCGACATGGTCGGGTTCGCGTATGATGCAGTATTACATTGCCAAACAAAACAGCGATTTGACCCAAGCCTATCTCGATGCGGGGCTGCGCGTGTTCGGCAAAACCACTACGCCCGAATGGGGCGCGTATCCCGTTACCGAAACCGAAATTTACGGCATCACGCGCAATCCGTGGCATTTGGATTACACCGCGGGCGGCAGCAGCGGAGGCGCGGCGGTGGCAGTGGCTTCGGGCGTCGTACCCGCAGCGCACGGCAGCGACGGTGGCGGCTCCATTCGCTTACCCGCGCACAACTGCGGCGTGTTCGGGCTGAAACCCACGCGCGGCCGCAGCAGTTACGCGCCGAACGCATCGGAGGCATGGCAAGGTTTGGTATGCGACCATGTGTTGACCCGCAGCGTGCGCGACAGCGCGGTTTTGCTGGACATCGCCGCCCAAACCCAAGCCCGCGCCTTGTATGCCTGCCCGCCGCCGCCCGAAAACGGTTTTGCAGACAGCCTGAAACTAGAAACAGGTCGTCTGAAAATCGCTTTTTGGAAACAGACATGGTTTGGCGGCGGTAACGACGAAGGAACGGAAGCCGCGTTCGCCCATAGTCTGAAACTGATGCAAGACGCGGGACACGAATTGGAAGAAGCCACGCCCGATTTTGCGCCACCCGAACAGCTCAACCGAGCCGCCCGCATCATCGTCATGGGCGAAACGGCAAAACTGTTCTACCAATATCAATACGAAACCGGGCAAAAACTGCCGCACCGCCTGCTTGAGCCGACAACGTGGGCAATGATTGTGCAGGGTCGGCAAATCAGCGCGGGCGAAATGGCATGGGCGCGCGACGTGATGCTGGCGCAGGAACGTGCCGCCACAGCATTTTTCACGCGCTACGACGTGTTGATGACGCCCGTCTGCCCGCGCACCACGCCGAAAATCGGCGAGATGATGCCGCCGCCCGCCGCACAAAAAGCCATGCGCCTGCTGTTTGGCACGCTGCGCTTGGGTTTTCTGTTGAAAAACAACCCGTTTTTAGAAAAAGAAGCCGCCGCCGCGCTGCAATACGTCGGTTATACGTCGCCGCTGAACATGAGCGGCAACCCCGCCATGAGTGTGCCGCTTTACCGGCATAACGGGCTGCCTGTCGGTACCCAGTTCGCCGCTGCACTCGGGCGCGAAGACACGCTGCTTAGCCTCGCCGCGCAGTTGGAACAGATACAGCCGTGGGCGGAAATACCGCAGGTGGTTTAG